In a single window of the Coleofasciculus sp. FACHB-T130 genome:
- the gshA gene encoding glutamate--cysteine ligase encodes MLSKGFEIEMYTGTPNGDIVGLSDRIVADLDGFMREPDSRNVEYITEPFYCYDRLLCALLRPRRQLREYLKRLGNYTLIPGSTLSLGGSDRFWRSDPSNPYHDYIENTYGTKVVTASVHINIGISDPETLMRAIRLVRLEAPLYLALSASSPFLDGKATGYHSTRWGLFPKTPAHVPLFESHAHFIQWTEAQLAAGTMQNVRHLWSSVRPNGNQRPYDLNRLELRICDLIIDPVALLAVTALLEARLLQLIDDPSLDPLAMSQLSSQDLITLTDANEDAAARQSLDATLRHWQDGRPILARDWIEEITSEVWDISKQMGFRCFLSPLKKILREGNSAQRWLNLQNQGFDTSSVMIDAIQAVADQERELEDKLCQSLVA; translated from the coding sequence TTGCTATCAAAAGGCTTTGAAATTGAAATGTATACCGGCACCCCCAATGGTGACATTGTGGGTTTATCCGATCGGATTGTGGCAGACCTAGACGGGTTCATGCGGGAGCCGGATAGCCGCAACGTGGAATATATCACAGAACCCTTTTATTGTTACGACCGATTATTGTGTGCCTTGCTACGCCCTAGACGGCAACTCCGAGAGTATCTAAAACGCCTGGGAAATTACACCCTGATTCCGGGGAGTACGCTGTCTTTAGGAGGCAGCGATCGCTTCTGGCGCTCTGACCCTAGCAATCCTTACCACGACTACATTGAGAACACTTACGGCACCAAAGTTGTCACCGCCAGCGTTCACATCAATATCGGTATCAGCGATCCTGAAACCCTGATGCGGGCGATTCGCCTTGTCCGCCTAGAAGCACCCTTATACCTTGCCCTCAGTGCTTCTTCCCCGTTTTTGGATGGTAAAGCCACTGGCTATCACTCGACTCGCTGGGGATTGTTCCCAAAAACCCCAGCCCACGTTCCCTTATTTGAAAGTCACGCCCACTTTATCCAGTGGACGGAAGCCCAATTAGCCGCTGGGACAATGCAAAATGTCCGCCACCTCTGGTCATCCGTGCGACCAAATGGCAACCAGCGCCCCTACGACCTTAACCGCCTAGAACTGAGAATTTGTGACCTGATCATCGATCCGGTTGCCTTGCTGGCGGTTACAGCCTTGCTAGAAGCCCGACTTTTGCAGTTGATTGATGACCCCAGCCTCGATCCCCTAGCAATGAGTCAATTGTCTTCACAAGACTTGATTACCCTGACTGACGCCAACGAAGACGCCGCCGCCCGTCAAAGTTTGGATGCAACTCTGAGACATTGGCAAGACGGCAGACCGATCCTGGCGCGAGATTGGATTGAAGAAATAACCAGCGAAGTTTGGGACATCTCTAAACAGATGGGCTTTCGCTGTTTCTTGTCACCTCTGAAAAAGATTCTCCGCGAAGGAAATTCGGCTCAGCGGTGGTTAAATCTCCAAAACCAAGGTTTTGACACTTCCAGCGTGATGATTGACGCCATTCAAGCGGTGGCAGATCAAGAGCGCGAACTGGAAGACAAATTGTGCCAGAGCCTAGTTGCATGA
- a CDS encoding tRNA (cytidine(34)-2'-O)-methyltransferase: MPFVVLYKPQIPPNTGNIARTCAATGTELHLVGPLGFDISDRYLKRAGLDYWPYVNLHHHIGLEDFQAFHQQRGGRWIGFSVSGRDNYLKFEFRADDWLLFGSETTGLPPEVLALCANTVYIPMSQPHVRSLNLSVSAAVGLFEARRQLGILSS, encoded by the coding sequence ATGCCGTTTGTTGTTCTCTACAAGCCGCAAATTCCGCCCAACACCGGCAATATTGCCCGTACCTGTGCTGCCACTGGGACGGAACTGCATTTAGTCGGGCCGTTGGGTTTTGACATTAGCGATCGCTATCTGAAACGTGCCGGTCTGGATTACTGGCCCTACGTCAATCTGCACCACCACATTGGTTTAGAGGATTTTCAGGCATTCCATCAGCAGCGAGGGGGACGATGGATTGGCTTCAGCGTTTCGGGAAGGGATAACTACTTGAAGTTCGAGTTTCGGGCAGATGACTGGCTATTATTTGGTAGCGAAACAACTGGATTACCTCCAGAAGTTCTCGCCCTTTGTGCCAATACTGTCTATATTCCAATGTCACAGCCGCACGTTCGGAGCCTGAACCTTTCTGTTAGTGCCGCAGTCGGTTTGTTTGAAGCGCGTCGCCAACTGGGGATTTTGTCCTCCTGA
- a CDS encoding peptidoglycan DD-metalloendopeptidase family protein, protein MKRPFTHKIKSVPSCAADKDAKANLSAGKLSGGESGLLKPISPEVNRRARTSAAMIGLAISMGTSSLLLPQQGDEAKAADPVATEPTVTNAPAATDIAVAAPASKVEPETTASVAAIKPESKSVAASPKVVEPEFTSEAVSPKVELDAKAESKPAPRVIEHKVQQAQTIWQSSKNYGVEPAAIATSNNIKSSSALPAGQVVKIPSANGIVHEVKPGDTVEKLSESYGVRPIQVQQSSGATTSDGLPVGQSVTIPGNVNELLKARQDAAMSRLKEQRSRLQSSLAELRSEETTKASAGQLEVTETAQIDSSEAAEVEIAAPRVQIPVAVQMLGENAPNQVINQVPSVPRNIAVQMLGENAPNQVINQVPSVPRNIAVQMPGENASNRVINHLPSAQARESLEASPQAIGVNESVPIPVPTATNQALPIQTVAPVPIAVVEPNGVTADVYQVKAGDTVDAIARIHGVSRGELLRINQLDNPNMIRVNQALKIPKKQTVTVIPGLNAALRQSKSNVAVPNLSVPTLPTAVPLPVAATQVRVQSSANVPIVKPMLVAGNPLPIATPAATPIAERNQTQSAGLKQNSEYSTQIEKLREDIIKLRQQYRTQQNGDTANSQNVPVANISVPVTPAFEPVAPVVNKPLQRSEYSTPINPEFSPNRYNEAVQAEMQKRQRQQQRSQAAIEIKVPPPAAPRARTQKPLVAAAPSGADTYNPTLRPPFGQQVAPELPPLPGPNPYLPDSQIQFNGYIWPSKGVLTSGYGRRWGRMHKGIDIAAPVGTPVVAAAPGVVVYARWNSGGYGNLVDIQHPDGSLTRYAHNNRLLVREGEAVEQGQQISEMGSTGRSTGPHLHFELHPSGKGAINPIALLPRR, encoded by the coding sequence TTGAAACGCCCATTCACGCACAAGATTAAATCAGTTCCTTCCTGTGCAGCAGACAAAGATGCGAAAGCGAATCTGTCCGCAGGAAAGCTTTCCGGGGGAGAGTCAGGTTTATTGAAGCCAATTTCTCCAGAGGTTAACCGTCGGGCTCGCACCTCTGCCGCCATGATTGGATTGGCAATCTCAATGGGCACCTCCAGCCTATTGCTGCCGCAACAAGGCGATGAAGCAAAGGCAGCCGATCCGGTCGCCACTGAGCCGACTGTTACCAACGCTCCTGCTGCAACAGATATTGCTGTTGCCGCTCCTGCCTCAAAAGTGGAGCCAGAAACAACTGCTTCAGTCGCAGCAATAAAGCCGGAATCCAAATCTGTCGCTGCTTCCCCAAAGGTAGTAGAGCCGGAATTCACATCTGAGGCCGTTTCCCCGAAGGTGGAGCTGGACGCTAAAGCAGAATCGAAACCAGCACCGCGCGTTATCGAACACAAGGTGCAGCAGGCACAGACAATTTGGCAATCGTCGAAGAACTATGGGGTAGAACCTGCCGCGATCGCCACTTCCAACAACATTAAATCCAGCTCAGCTCTTCCAGCTGGACAAGTGGTGAAAATTCCTTCAGCGAACGGTATTGTTCACGAAGTGAAGCCGGGCGATACCGTCGAAAAGCTATCAGAGTCTTATGGTGTTCGCCCGATACAGGTGCAGCAATCATCTGGAGCGACAACATCGGATGGACTGCCGGTGGGTCAATCAGTCACGATTCCCGGCAACGTAAATGAGCTATTAAAAGCAAGACAAGACGCTGCCATGAGCCGCTTAAAGGAGCAGCGGAGCCGCTTGCAGAGCAGTCTGGCGGAGTTGCGGTCTGAGGAGACGACAAAAGCATCTGCTGGTCAATTAGAGGTCACTGAAACAGCCCAAATTGATAGCTCTGAAGCTGCTGAGGTGGAAATAGCTGCTCCTAGAGTGCAAATTCCGGTCGCGGTGCAGATGCTAGGGGAAAACGCCCCCAATCAGGTAATCAACCAAGTACCGTCCGTACCACGCAATATCGCGGTGCAGATGCTAGGGGAAAACGCCCCCAATCAGGTAATCAACCAAGTACCGTCCGTGCCACGCAATATCGCGGTGCAGATGCCAGGAGAAAACGCCTCCAATCGGGTGATTAACCACCTCCCATCGGCACAGGCACGGGAATCGCTAGAAGCATCCCCGCAGGCGATAGGGGTGAATGAAAGCGTACCAATCCCAGTACCGACCGCGACTAACCAAGCGCTGCCAATCCAGACAGTGGCACCCGTACCGATTGCCGTCGTCGAACCTAATGGGGTAACGGCAGATGTTTACCAGGTCAAGGCGGGAGATACGGTGGATGCGATCGCTCGCATTCACGGCGTTTCCAGAGGAGAACTGCTGCGGATAAATCAGTTAGATAACCCGAACATGATTCGAGTGAATCAAGCACTGAAAATCCCGAAAAAACAGACTGTAACTGTAATTCCTGGTTTGAACGCTGCACTTAGACAATCCAAGTCTAATGTTGCTGTACCGAATCTCTCCGTTCCTACTTTGCCAACGGCTGTTCCCTTACCCGTCGCAGCAACACAGGTACGGGTGCAAAGTAGTGCTAACGTACCTATCGTCAAACCAATGTTAGTAGCGGGTAATCCGTTACCCATTGCCACACCCGCTGCCACACCGATTGCCGAGAGGAACCAAACTCAGTCTGCTGGCTTGAAGCAAAACTCTGAGTACAGCACCCAGATTGAGAAACTACGGGAAGACATCATCAAACTACGGCAGCAGTATCGTACCCAGCAAAACGGGGATACCGCTAACTCACAGAACGTTCCGGTTGCTAACATCTCGGTGCCAGTGACTCCCGCATTCGAGCCGGTTGCACCTGTCGTCAACAAACCGTTGCAACGTTCTGAATACTCGACTCCGATCAATCCAGAATTCAGCCCAAATCGTTATAACGAAGCCGTACAAGCAGAAATGCAAAAGCGGCAACGGCAACAACAGCGATCGCAGGCGGCAATCGAAATCAAAGTGCCCCCACCTGCTGCACCACGGGCTAGAACCCAGAAGCCATTGGTGGCAGCAGCGCCCTCCGGAGCGGACACTTATAACCCGACACTCCGGCCCCCCTTCGGACAACAAGTTGCTCCAGAGTTACCGCCCCTCCCTGGTCCAAATCCCTACCTGCCGGATAGCCAAATCCAATTCAATGGCTACATCTGGCCCTCAAAGGGCGTTTTGACCTCTGGTTATGGTCGGCGCTGGGGACGGATGCACAAGGGGATTGATATTGCGGCTCCGGTTGGCACACCCGTCGTGGCGGCAGCTCCTGGTGTCGTAGTCTATGCACGCTGGAATTCAGGTGGTTATGGAAATCTGGTGGACATTCAGCATCCGGATGGCAGTTTGACTCGCTATGCCCACAACAACCGGCTCCTGGTTCGCGAAGGCGAAGCAGTTGAGCAAGGTCAGCAGATTTCTGAGATGGGCAGCACCGGACGCAGCACTGGACCTCACCTTCACTTTGAGTTACATCCATCTGGAAAAGGAGCTATCAACCCAATAGCTTTGCTACCTCGACGCTAA
- a CDS encoding amylo-alpha-1,6-glucosidase gives MKNLDTREWLLTNGLGSFASGTVCDARTRTYHGWLIAALDPPSQRTLLLSHLDASLDVGGRVFALGTNFWIDGKIDPLGYELLRSFDIDPFPRWVWGEDNWQLSRQLVMPYGLVESSSQSVSSGKETEQVGTPQFCHRILIQYRYEGTELATLRLRPVIGDRDFHHQQSGASGLSFSQLVGQKQICLQGMRPDWTGTPWQLRWSKGRYQPDTVWYWHYYYPEEKRRGLGDKEDLYSPGYLTVPLQPGDSLTLEAKVGLCNSKQSQLSSLDFEQAVQVEQQRLKALRRPLLRVHGNELSTINNDIDNDICQQLLRAGDQFIVYRASIAGPTVIAGYPWFNDWGRDTLIALPGLALATGRYELAKGLLETFGRYCRNGLIPNAFPDTGAEPFYNSIDAALWWIETLGLYLEATQDWDFLAQQYPVVRQIYKSFMAGTLYNVRIDATDGLVTWDAPGVALTWMDAVVDGQPVTPRRGKPIEINALWYSALCWASRWAELLLREGGANSQRRINQRERYIQQAQQVKRSLQKFWNPTLGYFYDTIAPDDVRDPTIRPNAVLALSLYHCGFPTEQGRSVLKVAGDRLVTPYGLRSLDPADPRYVGTYAGNSQYRDRAYHQGTVWSWLIGPFIRAWKRLYDSEPVPFDWQSMIEHLQSSACLGSVSEIFDGDPPHAAQGAIAQAWSVAELIRHYSD, from the coding sequence ATGAAGAATTTGGATACGCGCGAGTGGCTGCTCACCAACGGGTTAGGAAGTTTTGCCAGTGGAACGGTTTGTGATGCTCGGACTCGGACTTATCACGGTTGGTTAATTGCCGCCCTCGATCCGCCGAGTCAGCGCACTTTATTACTGTCTCACCTGGATGCCAGTTTGGATGTAGGAGGACGGGTATTTGCACTGGGGACGAATTTCTGGATAGATGGAAAAATTGACCCTTTGGGCTATGAGCTACTGCGTTCTTTCGACATTGACCCCTTTCCCCGTTGGGTTTGGGGTGAAGATAACTGGCAGCTAAGCAGGCAGCTGGTGATGCCCTATGGCTTAGTAGAAAGTAGCTCACAGAGCGTAAGTAGCGGGAAGGAGACTGAGCAAGTAGGTACTCCCCAGTTTTGTCACCGGATTTTGATTCAGTACCGCTATGAAGGCACTGAGTTGGCTACGCTGAGGTTACGCCCGGTAATTGGCGATCGCGACTTTCACCACCAGCAATCCGGCGCTTCCGGATTGTCCTTCTCGCAATTAGTCGGTCAAAAGCAAATTTGCTTGCAAGGGATGCGTCCTGACTGGACTGGGACTCCCTGGCAATTGCGCTGGAGTAAGGGTCGCTATCAACCAGACACCGTTTGGTATTGGCATTATTACTATCCAGAAGAGAAGCGGCGGGGATTGGGGGACAAGGAAGACCTCTACAGCCCTGGATACCTGACAGTACCCCTACAACCGGGAGACTCCCTCACCCTAGAAGCGAAAGTGGGATTATGTAACTCCAAACAATCACAGCTCAGTTCCCTAGACTTTGAGCAAGCAGTGCAGGTTGAGCAACAACGACTGAAAGCGCTTCGCCGTCCCTTGTTGAGGGTTCATGGCAACGAACTCTCAACCATTAACAATGACATTGACAATGATATTTGCCAGCAGCTGTTGCGAGCAGGCGATCAATTTATTGTCTACCGCGCTTCCATTGCTGGCCCGACTGTGATTGCTGGCTACCCCTGGTTTAATGACTGGGGACGCGATACGCTAATTGCTCTACCAGGACTAGCTTTAGCGACTGGGCGCTATGAGTTAGCGAAGGGACTGCTGGAAACTTTTGGGCGCTATTGTCGGAATGGTTTGATTCCGAATGCGTTTCCAGATACTGGAGCTGAGCCATTTTACAACAGTATTGATGCTGCGCTGTGGTGGATTGAAACTTTGGGTCTTTACCTAGAAGCAACGCAGGATTGGGATTTTCTGGCTCAGCAATATCCTGTGGTGCGGCAGATTTACAAAAGCTTTATGGCTGGCACCCTGTACAATGTCCGGATTGATGCCACGGATGGGCTAGTTACCTGGGATGCGCCAGGAGTGGCGCTTACCTGGATGGATGCGGTGGTTGATGGTCAGCCGGTAACGCCTCGTCGGGGTAAACCTATAGAAATTAATGCTCTCTGGTACTCTGCTTTGTGCTGGGCTAGCCGATGGGCAGAATTGTTATTAAGGGAAGGAGGCGCGAATTCACAGAGGCGGATTAACCAGCGAGAACGCTATATTCAGCAGGCGCAACAGGTGAAGAGATCGCTGCAAAAGTTCTGGAATCCGACGCTGGGATATTTCTACGATACGATCGCACCGGATGATGTGCGAGACCCCACAATTCGTCCGAATGCAGTTTTGGCGCTCTCGCTCTATCATTGCGGGTTTCCTACCGAGCAAGGGCGGTCTGTCCTCAAGGTAGCAGGCGATCGCTTAGTGACACCCTACGGTCTCCGCAGTCTCGACCCCGCCGATCCCCGCTATGTGGGGACGTATGCTGGGAATTCTCAATATCGCGATCGCGCCTACCACCAAGGTACGGTTTGGAGTTGGCTGATTGGCCCCTTTATCCGAGCCTGGAAGCGCCTCTACGATTCAGAACCCGTCCCTTTTGATTGGCAGTCGATGATTGAACACTTGCAGTCCTCAGCCTGCCTGGGTTCGGTTTCGGAAATTTTTGATGGCGATCCGCCTCATGCAGCTCAAGGAGCGATCGCTCAAGCTTGGTCTGTTGCCGAACTCATCCGGCACTACTCTGACTGA
- a CDS encoding peroxiredoxin: MTHHTEGCLRVGQTAPDFTATAVVDQEFKTIKLSDYRGKYVVLFFYPLDFTFVCPTEITAFSDAYSKFQDLNTEILGVSVDSEFSHLAWIQTDRKSGGVGDLNYPLVSDIKKEISAAFNVLDPEAGIALRGLFIIDKEGVIQHATINNLAFGRNVDETLRTLQAIQYVQTNPDEVCPAGWQPGDKTMVPDPVKSKVFFSAV; the protein is encoded by the coding sequence ATGACCCACCACACAGAAGGCTGTCTTCGGGTTGGACAAACCGCCCCGGACTTTACCGCAACCGCTGTGGTCGATCAGGAATTCAAGACCATCAAACTGTCTGACTATCGTGGCAAATATGTAGTCTTGTTCTTCTATCCTCTTGACTTTACATTCGTTTGTCCTACAGAGATTACAGCTTTTAGTGACGCTTATTCAAAATTTCAGGATCTCAACACTGAAATCCTTGGTGTCTCTGTAGACAGTGAATTTTCCCACTTGGCATGGATTCAGACAGACCGCAAGTCCGGCGGCGTCGGCGACCTAAACTATCCCCTCGTTTCCGATATTAAGAAAGAGATTAGTGCTGCTTTCAATGTCCTCGATCCAGAGGCAGGCATTGCACTCCGGGGGCTGTTCATCATTGATAAAGAAGGCGTGATTCAGCACGCTACGATTAACAACCTGGCTTTTGGTCGCAACGTCGATGAGACTCTGCGGACGCTGCAAGCAATCCAGTACGTACAAACTAACCCCGACGAAGTTTGCCCCGCTGGTTGGCAACCGGGTGACAAGACAATGGTTCCCGACCCCGTCAAGTCAAAGGTCTTCTTTTCTGCCGTCTAA
- a CDS encoding tetratricopeptide repeat protein, whose translation MTDSITPPGNLILTELAINPPYLAASVLDSKLDDYIAVVNWLMKYKPKPDATNLEKVRGYLEAFHHLCEVENWRRASDILSIRLNTPTKDELHIQLGIWGYHQERIELYKRLLGKLNLRVNARLLGNLGNAFLSFGDYHQAIEYLKQYLTIVRTRGDRSGEAETLGNLGIAYKSIGDYPHAIDYHQQHLAIARETGNLTGEATALNNIAVVHYYLGNFTQANNNYKQVLSKLEEIRDDEIIGKVIGNLGNTLIELKDYLQAEENLQTALKIFKKVVARCDEPITLYNLARLHQRLGDLGLANEYCDRALSIATELNLPLAKECQQLKKKLLSQKV comes from the coding sequence ATGACAGATAGCATTACACCACCAGGGAATTTAATTCTCACGGAACTTGCCATCAATCCACCCTATCTGGCGGCTTCAGTCCTAGATAGTAAGCTCGATGATTACATAGCAGTTGTAAACTGGCTTATGAAGTACAAACCAAAGCCTGATGCTACTAATTTAGAGAAAGTGCGAGGCTACTTAGAAGCGTTTCATCATTTATGTGAAGTTGAGAATTGGAGAAGAGCTAGTGATATCCTTTCTATTCGCCTCAATACGCCTACAAAGGACGAATTACATATTCAGTTGGGAATTTGGGGATATCATCAGGAAAGGATTGAACTGTACAAGAGACTTTTAGGCAAATTAAATCTTAGGGTAAATGCTAGACTTCTAGGCAATTTAGGGAATGCATTCCTATCTTTCGGAGATTACCATCAAGCGATTGAGTATCTTAAACAGTATTTGACTATTGTACGAACAAGAGGCGACCGATCTGGAGAAGCGGAAACGCTGGGCAATCTAGGCATTGCTTATAAATCCATAGGAGATTATCCCCATGCAATTGATTACCATCAGCAGCATTTGGCAATTGCACGAGAGACAGGCAACCTCACTGGGGAAGCTACAGCATTAAATAACATAGCTGTTGTCCATTATTACTTAGGAAACTTCACGCAGGCAAACAATAACTATAAGCAGGTGTTAAGCAAGCTAGAGGAGATAAGAGATGATGAGATTATAGGAAAGGTAATTGGTAACTTGGGAAATACCCTAATCGAATTAAAAGACTATTTACAAGCTGAAGAGAATTTACAGACAGCACTGAAAATATTTAAAAAAGTTGTCGCTCGTTGTGATGAACCTATAACTCTGTATAACTTGGCAAGACTTCATCAAAGATTAGGCGATTTAGGGCTGGCAAATGAGTATTGCGATCGCGCCTTATCCATTGCTACAGAATTAAACCTACCGCTAGCAAAAGAGTGTCAGCAACTCAAGAAAAAATTGCTGAGTCAGAAAGTATAA
- a CDS encoding NB-ARC domain-containing protein, with the protein MPSLRASQKGLARIKQARNEKGWTVEDEKWLKAASRVLEPDKNWEGSEQLANGVSLITWKRFLQGKKPINTESFKAFCQVLGVNWEEVVERSSNSQPASPIQFSAYNDNWVGESREILVKELSNKVLGDCRVLILVGITGIGKTALAERLVFELRGDWTEHRENFEDRNKDSYFASVAARWLEEWGEKPPQDERKPEQLRRQLVKCLCEHKYLVLMDSFEELLTKGKSEDTRWNDFADDEWRKFFLSLLSEPFCQSRIIITSQDFPVKLKLECSRYQNFWHHQLLKGLEIPEQVALFRKARLEDDLESPNSPLRQIGEVYDGHPLALRVIVGEIAESYQQNVRAYWKKYRNEIEEVKNALDLARKEGKVKGEDDRWHLERYSHELQNQVKIRLDKSFDRLKNDVYDAYFMLCTASVYRCEVAESWWLSQLEYRGYDQQRCEDALQALRERYLVEDRGINHEDERLFGQHNLIRSVAIAHRLKLYRDN; encoded by the coding sequence ATGCCTTCGCTCAGAGCTTCACAGAAGGGACTAGCAAGAATTAAGCAAGCCAGGAACGAAAAGGGATGGACTGTAGAGGACGAAAAATGGCTTAAAGCAGCTAGTAGGGTTCTAGAGCCAGACAAAAACTGGGAAGGCTCCGAGCAACTAGCCAACGGTGTCTCACTAATAACTTGGAAACGTTTCCTGCAAGGAAAAAAGCCCATTAATACTGAGTCTTTCAAAGCCTTCTGCCAAGTTTTAGGAGTCAACTGGGAAGAAGTTGTTGAACGTAGTTCAAACTCGCAACCTGCTTCACCAATACAGTTTTCTGCTTATAACGATAACTGGGTAGGGGAAAGCCGAGAAATATTAGTCAAAGAGTTGAGTAATAAGGTATTGGGTGATTGTCGCGTCTTGATACTGGTTGGGATAACAGGTATCGGCAAAACTGCTCTCGCTGAACGATTAGTTTTTGAGTTGCGGGGAGATTGGACGGAACATAGGGAGAATTTTGAAGATAGGAATAAAGATTCATATTTTGCTAGTGTTGCGGCTAGATGGCTGGAGGAATGGGGAGAAAAGCCACCACAAGATGAGCGCAAGCCAGAGCAACTGCGACGGCAGTTAGTCAAATGCTTGTGCGAACATAAGTATTTGGTATTGATGGATTCTTTTGAGGAGTTACTAACGAAAGGCAAAAGCGAAGACACTCGCTGGAATGATTTTGCAGATGATGAGTGGAGGAAGTTTTTTCTAAGTTTGTTGTCAGAACCATTTTGCCAGAGTCGGATAATCATCACTTCCCAAGATTTTCCAGTGAAGTTGAAGCTGGAATGTTCCCGGTATCAAAATTTTTGGCATCATCAACTATTAAAAGGATTAGAAATACCAGAGCAGGTGGCATTGTTCCGAAAAGCTAGGCTAGAGGACGATCTAGAATCACCTAATAGTCCCCTTCGGCAGATTGGGGAAGTCTACGACGGACATCCTTTAGCGTTGCGGGTAATTGTCGGAGAAATTGCAGAGTCTTATCAGCAGAATGTCCGAGCTTATTGGAAAAAATACCGCAATGAGATTGAAGAGGTAAAAAATGCTTTAGACTTAGCCCGTAAAGAAGGAAAAGTTAAAGGAGAAGACGATCGCTGGCACCTAGAGCGATACAGCCATGAATTGCAAAATCAAGTTAAAATACGTCTTGATAAAAGCTTTGACAGGCTAAAAAACGATGTTTATGATGCCTATTTTATGCTTTGCACTGCCTCAGTGTACCGCTGCGAGGTAGCCGAGAGTTGGTGGCTGAGTCAGTTAGAATATCGGGGTTACGATCAGCAGCGGTGCGAGGATGCGTTGCAGGCATTACGCGAGCGCTATCTCGTTGAGGATAGAGGAATTAACCACGAAGATGAGCGTCTTTTCGGGCAACACAATCTAATTCGCAGTGTAGCGATCGCTCATCGATTAAAGCTTTATAGAGATAACTAA
- a CDS encoding peroxiredoxin — translation MLTSTDFSGLLNQRFFENFLPIPATSRLDLGETTPAFELPDITNGGKVKLSDYRGKQPVILAFTRIFTEKQYCPFCFPHIKALNENYERFTSLGVEVLMITSTDEQQSKTVVKDLGLKMPLLSDPSCRTFRAYCTGQALGAPLPAQFVLDKQGILRYKHLFSFLDHNAEVEKLLETLSGL, via the coding sequence ATGCTGACATCTACTGACTTTAGCGGACTGTTAAATCAACGCTTCTTTGAGAATTTCTTGCCGATTCCAGCAACCAGCCGTTTAGACCTGGGAGAAACCACTCCAGCATTTGAACTGCCGGACATCACCAATGGCGGTAAAGTCAAGTTATCGGATTACAGGGGAAAGCAACCTGTCATCCTTGCCTTTACCCGCATCTTCACCGAAAAGCAATATTGTCCCTTTTGCTTTCCTCATATCAAAGCGCTAAATGAAAACTACGAGCGCTTTACCAGTTTGGGCGTCGAGGTTTTGATGATTACCAGTACCGACGAACAGCAGAGCAAAACGGTTGTCAAAGACCTGGGGTTAAAGATGCCCTTGCTCAGCGACCCCAGTTGTCGGACGTTTCGAGCTTACTGTACGGGTCAAGCTTTGGGTGCGCCTCTGCCAGCTCAATTCGTACTGGATAAACAGGGAATTCTGCGCTATAAACATTTGTTCTCCTTCCTTGACCATAATGCTGAAGTGGAGAAGCTGCTAGAGACGCTCAGCGGATTGTAG